TTTTTATTAAATGACTTTAATGCCCTCGAACTCTTTAGTAATGGTTCAGCTGACGCCAGACAGCATAGCCTAGCAAGAAATCTCGTAATCTTATCCTCTATTTTTCCCAACGTCCAAAATCGCCGCTAAATCTGACTCTTTGCCACCGAAACAAActgaaacaaaagataaaaaaagagaaaagagtaCTAGAAAGAGTGAAAATGGCAAGGGTGCTGCTCTCAAATGCAAATAATCTCCTCCCATGCTTCCAATCATCATCTTCCTCAACACCGTTAACATCACTTTACCTTCACAAACAAATCGTTAGGACTCATCCCACCTCATGCAAGTCAGCACTATTGAATcaagattcttcttcttcttgttctgtTCTGACCACCAAGAGGAGCCTTTCCATTAGCCTCACAACAGGGTTCCTCTTCTTTCTCTCTGGGAAAGGTTGTTCTGATGCCAATGCAGCTATATTAGAACCGGATGATGATGAGGAGCTGTTGGAAAAGGTGAAGAAGGATAGAAAGAAGAGGCTTGAGAGACAAGGTGTCCTCAATTCAGCTGCTCAAGAGACAGGTCAACAATCCTTCCCAATATTTCCTTGGAATGTAGCCTCTAGAAAGTATTTGCTACTTTGACTTTCGTGTCCTTTAGTTCTTTGACCTtgcttcttgattttttttttcttttggtt
The Coffea arabica cultivar ET-39 chromosome 6c, Coffea Arabica ET-39 HiFi, whole genome shotgun sequence genome window above contains:
- the LOC113691676 gene encoding thylakoid lumenal 16.5 kDa protein, chloroplastic-like codes for the protein MARVLLSNANNLLPCFQSSSSSTPLTSLYLHKQIVRTHPTSCKSALLNQDSSSSCSVLTTKRSLSISLTTGFLFFLSGKGCSDANAAILEPDDDEELLEKVKKDRKKRLERQGVLNSAAQETGYLQELVYKLSRVGQAIEKNDLSTARSVLGQSSDTDWVQKVNSAFKKLSSSPEEKSEVETFSSALDSLISSVTKNDIEASKTAFVASASAFEKWTTLTGLVEKLKGL